tctttaatcatatctaaaagttttttgtccaggtttttatccaggttttctattgccgattgccactctttttttgacatcgtggggcttgctttagctcgctcccacgaatccgctctcttccttaactccgtggcgtaaaatttaacgtttttctgttttaaatgtcccggtcttcttgcaaaaattaaattttaaagagtccaaaatgtcgggcgtcttttctctatggtttctctataattttgtaatccaagatggcctacttccttttccgctgaagccgcgacccttcccctttcaaaaatggcgattccctacttcctgccctccagcaagggccgcttctctccagccgctctattgttattacgcacttcctgtctcccgtcttcccacagcagatctcgcgatggtgtctttttctcacagctccaaagccacaggtattcaaaacaatagtccgatttctttaataacttctttaaacttagtctcttttcaaatacaattcctgccgagtcttcccctccttttcgctagtctgttgcagtttaaaaatctactttttttcctctctgtttttatcagtctgtcccgtatcagaagataatgatctttaccttctcttcacttttctcgggttgtaatcgctgtttcgattttaagttctcctctcagcttcttcccccattcgaagcttgggtatgtaggtcttatgccagccgaattggccccaaaactgccgcagagattgtagccgacccgtcgcaaggtgggacctcaaggatcggggggagactcgttgtgtagagccccccctcgtccgagatctagctcaccctagggtcttgagcgttctttgcctgctccccgcctgagagcagtcggccgcgggctattttcaccccaccggccggttaaaacggcagtccggtcagctccgcaaatggagctgcgttagacctccatgaatcccaaaccggaagtccctagTCCCATTCCATTTAGACTTGTGAAATATGGATGGCTCTTTCCTGGGTAAGGAGCTTGGGTTTGGGATGACTGGTTTGCTAACCGCGCCGTGGGACTCCCCTTTGCTGTTCTTTTCTCTTTGGATGATTTTCCCGTTTAGCCCACTTTGACCCACAGTTCGGAAAGAATTTGGCCTCTTCAGCCTCTGTTCCTGGGTGGCTGTTCCAGCGGATGATCTGTCTGAATATTTGTTTGCTGTTCATGCTTGAGAGATACCTTTCCTACGTCCACGGAACTTTCCTGGTGTGCAGTTCTCCCTTTAATTTGGGAGGAAGGAACTCTTTTCGCTTCAGATTCCTGCAAAGGCGGCTGGAGTTCTGAGCTGGGTGCACACGCACCAGTTTGGCTTGGCGCTTCTCCCACCATGGCCTTCACATTTGCTGCCTTCTGCTACATGCTTTCCCTGGTGCTTTGTGCTGCCCTCATCTTCTTCACTAGATGGCATGCGAGTAAATCTTTAagatctttctcttttccacATGAGACTAAACATGGCATACATAGCATTCCCAGGAGGTGTTTCATCGAGACGCTGACCAGAACTGCTTAGCTTTGGCAAAGTCACTTAAGTGagcatgtttctctgttttaccTCAAGAAGGTTGGTTTTTGCAGTGATTTATGGCTTTAACTTACCTGGCAATTAACTTCTTAATAAAGGGATGTCTATAAATATGTATCATGCATTGCTTGTTAGGATAGGAGCTCATTAAGAGCTTTTCAAATTACATCCCCCCTCAACAATGAGATCTAAAGGACAGGTAATATGTCCAAagttatataattatataaaatacCAAAATGTAACTGTAGCATTTTTTAAAGTTCACGGTGCTTATTAGTTATCTTAGTGCCTTTGTTTCATTGGCCGGATACTGGTAGATAGGAGGTTTGATTGTAAACGGCAATCTGCCCAGAACCCTGGATACACATTTTGCCGTGTTGTTTCTTTGCTAAGGAACAAACATTATTCTGAAATGAAACcgcagatttcaccattatgttgccttacatattatctgttgcattaaatatgtactcctatacattacctgtgctttatgttgttcaatgtaagtcctagaactgattatgttctgtttcagcaattcctcaaccccatactggatccttgctaatactgtatctttgtaaacGTATATTCTTTTACCcaatgatattgtttatggaaatgttcttgaaactgtatggaaatgcctgcccttgtccctgccactaattgtactaatctcacactatgtaatccgccttgagtctcagtaagaaaggcggaatataaatgacataaatcatcatcatctcataaggagaaagagaaaggacGTCTGTGGGCAggatctgcagaaggccctgtccaatGAATTGGTGACTGTCTGCATTTCCCTCCCAAGTAAGCTTCTGCATACCTGATCCACATACGGAAACTTGTTTCCACCTGTACAGTATGGTACCTTAAACAGGATAATGACTTAACCAACAATCTCCTTTTACCTCTTAGCAGACTCCAGACCTTCCTTGCCATGAACAAGCTTAGTTACTTCAGCAGCAAGACGCTTCTGGGGTCCCCACTTCTCAGGTTCTTTAGCATGCATTTCCATAATATGATTGATTTCCGGAAGAGGGAGGAAAGTGAAAAGCTTCAGATatcttaaaaggaaaagaggaacgttcattttgtggtggcactagacattataaatgtaaatattaatggttttattttaaataacaCAACTTCATTAAGCATtactaataataaaaataaaacatgcagTTGTATTCTGGCACAAATACTGATTTTAAGTCTTGCTGCACTAGCATTCAGTCTTTAGGATGTAACATTACACCAATACAATGCATGAGAATCAGCCTCGGGTAACGGTTAGTATGTTGAActatagtctaggagactcaagttcaaatccccattctgccacagaagcttgatggatgaccttcagccagtcatgcACACTaaatctagcctacctcacaggcttgttgtgagtaAAATGAGAAAGGGGATAGTGTTTTAAACATCTCTGGGACCCCACTGAGGGAAAAAGTGTATACATGAACAATGTATTATTTATAATACCTTTCACAGATCTGGGGTAGCCAGGCATATAAATGAACTACAGAGCATCTGGGGGAATTACTGAACCACTGAAACTGAGAATATGCTATATACAATTTTTGTAATCAAGTTCACAGAGTCAGTGAATTAAACACAATTGCTTTATGATCAGAACACAAGTGCCTCTAAATTTATTGTGGGTATCTGGCTGCTTTGCAATGGAGACATACTGGACCAGATAGACTTGTGTCAATTCCAGCAATGACATTGTTTTGTTCTTAATGTACAGGGTTTTTTTAGAACAACAAATCATATCACACCTTTAAGAGAAGTACTTGCCTTTTTACAATGGAATCTGGCTGTCTGACAAAAAATTGATACAGTTCAAAAGGAGAGGTCTTATTTCTATTAAGCCAAACTGCATTACCAGCAGACtttcccagtttgcttccagcaGTACTTGTAATAAGAGGTACGGTTATTCCAAACACATCTTCGCCTGTCACCCTGCCAGagaataaacaaaaatatatgaaacattattattattatgcagtCTACCAATACTATTACTGAGACAATACTAACATTTTGtttaccgctctgagtggggaactaattgcctagaagagcagtatataagcacagttattgtcaAATACTGCATGCTGccccaacctggatagcccaggtaagcctgatcttgtcagacgtcagaagctaagcagggtcagccttggttagtaattggatgggagacctccaccgaaaaccagggttgcaaaagctggcaatggcaaaccacctctgttagtctcttgccatgaaacccaccaggggtcgccataagtcaactctgacttgggagcactctccaccaccacactgtCTGTTGTTATATGTATGGTCCTACTGGGTATTTTCTTTGTTGATATgcatgtcagtcttagaattgcttatgtgctgtttcagtatttcttcaactcttatGTTGGATTTTGGCTGGTTTTCaaatctttgcaaacttgcatttattcaTCTCATTacattattgaaatgtctttgaaaccatTCTAACTCACACAgtataattcaccttgagtctcagtgagaaagggcgactatgaatataaatataaataaatggcaATACCTGGAGACCAGCTCGTAGCCAGACATGATGTTACCCATCTGGTCGGCTCCTCCCAGCTGGATGCTGCAGCCATGGTGGCGGTACAGGTGCAGGAAGTCGTAGGCCTGCAGGGCCGGGTAGAGGAACTCGGCCAGGCCCATGCCCTCGGGGCTGTTGAGGCGCGCCTTGCAGCTCTGCCTGCTCAGCAGGGTGCCCATGCGCAGATGCCCCCCCACCGTGCCCAGGAAGCCCACCACGGGCTCGCGCTCCCACCAGTCGGCATTGTCCAGCAGAGTGAACTCGCCCAAGGACGCCCCGCCGCCGTCCCAGAAGAGTTGGCGGTGGTGCTGGAAGAGCCGCCGCAGCCCCTCGCCCAGCCCGCGCGCGTTCTCGCGGGCGCGCTCCTCCGACAGGGGCTCGCGCTCTTTGGTGCGGCCGCTGGGGTCTCCCAGGCGTGCCGTGGCGCCCCCGACCAGGGCGATGACATGGTGGCCGGCGCGCTGGAAGTGCAGCAGGCCCAGGACAGCCAGCAAGTGGCCAACGTGGAGCGAATCGGCCGTCGGGTCGAAGCCGCAGTACACCGTCACCGGCGGGCGGCCCGGCTGGAGGAGGTCGACCAGCTGCTCCTCGGCCGCCTGAGGCGGGAAGATCTCCTGAAAGCGGCCCCGCGCGTGCTGAGCCGCCAGCAGCCCCACGCGGGGGGCCGGCTTCACTTCGGGGTCCGCTGGCTTTTCGTGGAGCGTCCGCCGCCGCCCCTCGGAAGCCGCGAATCGGGTCCAACGAGCGCTAAGGACGGCCAACGGACGCAGAGCGGGCGCCGCCATCTTGGCTACGGAATGTCGCGCGGGCTGGGACCGCAGAGCATGTCGGGTGGGAGGCAGGACTCCGCCTCCTTTCCTTGTCGGCCGGTTCTGCGGCTGCGCTGGAAGCATGTGATTGCGCTGCAATACCCGCGCCTTTTCTCGCGCTGTTCTTCGTCTTGCGAAAGGGTCGGTCGACAGGGAGAGGCAGTGAACAGAGGTTGGCAagcagggaaggggcctcagaggAAAGGAGCGGGTGGAAGGGGAAGGTTCCTGAGGCAGCTCTCAGCCGGGCCTGAAGCCGAGTGGCCGGAGATGTTGTGAGGGATTGCAACAGCGGGTGCTGTCGGAGGGGATCTGTTCCCCCGCAGCCGGAGTCGGCCAAACTTTCATCTACTGTAAAATAACTGTGCTTaatagtatattattattatataaggagaataactgtgcttatgtactACTTTTCTAGATGGATTCGTGCGCCACACACGGTCCAATCTTCCtgcaaaaataacattttatttatataccgttCTTCCGGACAACTTCATGGGGACATACTAACACGAAGGACAATGATTGCCAATAGACAATGCATGATTACCTATAGGGAATGAGGGCGacatgcttacccatagggaataatagaaaaaagattgcccataaggaataatagaaAGCACATTTGCCCATAGGcaagaatggaaagcacgcttgcccatagagaataagagagaccacgcttgcccatagggaatagatGTGGACAGTGATTGCTCATCTTACTATATTCCAGACTACTCACTCTGTTATCCTGGCGCAGGCACAATTGGAGCAAGCCTCTGGGGCTTCAGAAGGGTGGACAGATCGGCGTTGCCCTCCTCAGCCCTAATTGGGCCAGATGGAATGGGGCATGCCTGGCTGGCCTGTGCTCCTCTTCCAAGCCTTCCACTCAAGCCTCTTATCTGCTAGGGGCGGAGTGTGGCTTTCCTGCCCTTTCGCTCCCCAAACCTTCCCCTCCCAGACATAGAAATGCAGCAGGGGGATGGCACGGCTTTCCTGTCCTTCCCCCCCAGCCTTCCCTCCTAAGCTTGGAAACGTGGTTGTGGGGGCCAAGGGCAGCAAGGCTTGCCTTCACTTCTTCCAAGCCTTCCCCCCCAAGCCTCAATCAGCTGCTGGAGGGGGGGGAGCGTGGGAGGACCTGCGGAGGCCAGATTTACTTGCCATGACTTTGCACAGTGAGTAAACCTGGCCTCCAGATCCACGAAGGCCAGGTATACCCACCAATAGTTTTGCAAGGTggatagacctggcctccagaccTGCAGACGCCAGGTCTACCCACCAATAGCTTTGTaaggcaggtagacctggcctctggacctgTGGAGGCCAGGTGTACTCACCATGGCTTTGCAAGGCAGGTAGACATGATCTCCGGATCTGTCTACTCACCATGGTTTTGCAAGGTGAATAGACTTTGCCTCTGGatctgcagggcccagatctacCTGCCATAGACTTTCAGGGCAGGTAGATCTGGCCTTCATCCTCTCAGAGGCAAGGCTGAtaggaggaaggtggaggaaaGCACTTCCAGGGGCACACTACCCGATGGCATAGCACAATCCTGCACACCACAGTAGGATGATTTCGGCCCAAAGTGGGCCCAATTTGACCCGCtgaagagcacaggagcgctccagggcccTTCTCCCCTAGCATTGCTCTTAGACTCTGTAGCCACCTGGTGCAGAGCACACGAGAGCTGCAGGGtgctttctgccccctccccaggcagcGCTCCTGGGCTCTGCAGCCACCCAATTCACCCCAAATGGGGGCCAAATCAAGTAGTTGTGGGACACAGGAATgctccagggccttttctgctccCTCAGCAGCGCTCCTGGGCTTCACAGCCACCCGATTTtgcctgagaaggcagcaggatGAATGGCCCTTCCAGCCCTTTTTCATTGCGATTGGCTGGCACTGCTGCCCTTActtggcccagatcagggtgctggagagggggcaatgccagacGCAGCCACCCTGCCCTTGCCCCTGCCCTAATCGGAGTGCTGGCTAGGGGGCAATGCCAGTCCCAgtcccccctgccctccccctgcccttatcagagcactggggagggggcagtgccaggcccagttgccctgccctccccccgcccagaTTGGGGCTTATGGGAGCAACAATGTCAGGCTCAACTACCTTGCCCTCTCATCAAGGGGATCATGGCATGGCggaggcggcaatgcctgtcctgccctttctagagcccgttgtcttttttcccacaatgggctttgttactagtaacacCAGTAATTAATCAGTTTATTACCACTCTCAAAGtacaagaagaagaaataagTTAACATAAAgtaggatttattttcaaaatttcactGCTGGTACAAACCAATCGTGTTGCACTCCTGCTTGGATGGCAGCCTGCTGCTAACATTCTTGCGGTTTCAATGGGATTTTGCATGCAGTTGCCATGGGAGTCCATGAAATTATGAGGCTGCACCCATGCCTACACTTGCCTACTTTGAGGTCTGTTAACACTGAGCTCCCTTGTTCGTGTCTGCAGGAAATTTGGTAAGTTGATGATTCAGAGGAAGGGCTgtattgtgtgcaattctggtgCTGTTGAGTGCAAAaagagctgccccagagcctctaaTTGTTCCCCCCCCTCtactttcccattgaaaagaacagccatgaAAATCATGAGCATGAAAGAAAACTAATGAATTTTGAGTCCAACCAGGCAACACTCCACCGAGAAACTACCCAATCATGGTAGACAATTCATTTGACAGCCACGAATTCAAAAGCAACATgaaaattttcaaaatgcacactgCTAGGGGTTACTGTTAATGCTGTACCTTCTTGTTTCAGGCCAGCAGGGCTTTTTAGGAAATCAGAAGGTGACGTCCTGTAATGCAAGAAGGGTTGCTGTGTCCCCATAGCACAGGAGGTATGAGAAATAGCTATAGCAAGCCAATTGTATTTTGTGGAAGGAAAAACTATCAATGAGCAAAGAGCCTGGCCATGTAGGTGTTCACCTTTCCTGTGGCTAGTCCTTAAATAAGTGTATTAGGAAGAGTAACGTTTAAAATTACTGACAGTTTCTAAAATCTGAGTGATGTGATTAATTAGCTATTCATTTCAGCTCTGAGGTTGCAAGCATATGAAAAATAGTAATGGCTTGTCCCAATACATTTTGTTTCCCTTAGGAAGAACCTGGCACACCTTTTTTCACTCAGTCTATCTGCCTATAGAACCTTTTTGTATGGGTCCTATAGGGCTGATTTAGTAACCAAACTTGCAAGACAAATGTAAATAAATTTCTTTAAATCAAAACCATTTCAATAGACAAATGTAACTAGATATTTTTTTACAACCAAACCCATAGGCACAACAagaaacagaaacttgcagctAATGTCTTTGAGTTAAAGCCAAGTAACTAGTTGCCACCTGGAACCACTTTAGGGTGAGCAAAGCCCAACTTTTGGGTCCACCAAGTGCCAGAGTCCCTTGCTACAGTCCTCTTGATtatggaaacaaactggaacccaagcttctgtcttcagcttagtaattacagccctgcaataataaCATGATTTCATAATAATACCCAACTAAATTTAACTACCTTTTTACATGTTAGTTTCCACATACATTGTCTTTccagttaccttattcaaggtgataagagctcatAAAATGCTATCAAGCTCCCCAGCTCCTTCTCCTTGGCTGCTCAGCTCCAGACACTGATTGTGCCCtcctgggctaaaccaactagtTCATGGGGGTTACACCTATGCTTTTTAACAATTCAGGATTCTGCAGGTAGAAGAAGGAGTTGGCAGAGGGTTTCCCtatctcccttctgtctggacaTCTGAAAGTCAGGCTGTTAGCTACCCCTTCTGTTTACCGTTGTTACACTCCCAAGTTCCAACTTCTAAGTTCCAAAGTTCAAAAGATAACAGTTGGTTCTTCACTCAGCCTCTAGAAATAGAACGTATTGGTTGAGAATGGAAACAATGGCCCTCAAATGGAAAGTCATCTACCCTCAATCTATGGT
The Eublepharis macularius isolate TG4126 chromosome 9, MPM_Emac_v1.0, whole genome shotgun sequence genome window above contains:
- the YARS2 gene encoding tyrosine--tRNA ligase, mitochondrial; this translates as MAAPALRPLAVLSARWTRFAASEGRRRTLHEKPADPEVKPAPRVGLLAAQHARGRFQEIFPPQAAEEQLVDLLQPGRPPVTVYCGFDPTADSLHVGHLLAVLGLLHFQRAGHHVIALVGGATARLGDPSGRTKEREPLSEERARENARGLGEGLRRLFQHHRQLFWDGGGASLGEFTLLDNADWWEREPVVGFLGTVGGHLRMGTLLSRQSCKARLNSPEGMGLAEFLYPALQAYDFLHLYRHHGCSIQLGGADQMGNIMSGYELVSRVTGEDVFGITVPLITSTAGSKLGKSAGNAVWLNRNKTSPFELYQFFVRQPDSIVKRYLKLFTFLPLPEINHIMEMHAKEPEKWGPQKRLAAEVTKLVHGKEGLESAKRCTRALYYSNTDALESMSDLELQELFREAPYVELLYEPGTTVLDLCQKANAVADGARGYRDITSGGVSINHMQVTNPDAVLIVGQHILNNGLSLLKIGKRNYYIIKWLQLLQEESC